One Algibacter sp. L3A6 genomic region harbors:
- a CDS encoding glycoside hydrolase family 3 protein, whose protein sequence is MVLKRVIIFVLSVMPILGFGQTKYTFQNQDLPIEMRVQDLLERLTVEEKVSMLVSTAEAIPRLEVDKYYHGNEALHGVVKGGRFTVFPQAVALAATWNSDLIYNVSSAISDEARAKWNFFNQGKDQKNVYSDLLTFWSPTINMARDPRWGRTPETYGEDPYLTSKIGVAFVKGLQGNDENYLKVVSTPKHFVANNQEDNRFAYNANISERSLREYYFPAYKATVQEGNAQSIMSAYNAVNGVPSTANNWLLNTVLRDEWGFKGYVVSDCGAPTYLVKSHKYVDTKELAAKAAIEAGLDFECGNDIYAKHLLSAYKKGLVSEENIDKATARVLTTRFKLGIFDSTENNPYTKISPDIIGSKKHQDLALEASRESIVLLKNENNTLPLDVNAIKKIGVVGFNANQVVFGDYSGLPVIKPISPLDGVKEKVGNKAEVTYVKWKTAARNLNLIEAENLRNDYNDETGLYGEYYDDKFLEGTPQTRVDKVVNFDPVNNPPDPYTNYRHKSIRWTGNITPNFSGIYKIGVNSDDGVRLWLNNKLVVDEWHNRGMTTDQVEITMEAGAKYAIKLEYFDNGGDAICQLLWEVPTLTDDLYAEDKAVARASDYVIAVMGINKSIEKEGRDRTDLKLPEDQVNYLKEIYAENKNVIVVLVAGSSLAINWMDDNIPAIVDAWYPGESGGKAIADVLFGDYNPAGRLPFTFYKSIADLPPMDDYEVSNGRTYMYFEGEALYPFGYGLSYSEFEYKGIKIKQKDDTLTITTTIENIGDYNGDEVAQLYFKAPNASVKRPLKKLVGFKREFLPKGKSTKIEFEVSKKELQFWDVKTKQWAFASGEYQFMIGGSSQDIKQQKSFRLKP, encoded by the coding sequence ATGGTATTAAAAAGAGTCATCATATTTGTTTTGTCTGTCATGCCTATTCTAGGTTTTGGCCAAACTAAATATACGTTTCAAAATCAAGACTTACCTATTGAAATGCGTGTTCAAGATTTATTGGAGCGATTAACCGTAGAAGAAAAAGTATCGATGCTTGTGTCTACCGCAGAAGCGATTCCGCGTTTAGAAGTCGATAAATATTATCATGGTAACGAAGCTTTACATGGTGTTGTAAAAGGTGGGCGATTTACCGTGTTTCCTCAAGCTGTAGCTTTAGCGGCGACTTGGAATTCGGATTTAATTTATAACGTGTCTTCAGCTATTTCAGATGAAGCCCGAGCAAAATGGAACTTCTTCAACCAAGGTAAAGATCAAAAAAATGTGTACAGTGATTTACTCACCTTTTGGTCGCCTACCATTAATATGGCACGCGATCCACGTTGGGGAAGAACGCCCGAAACTTATGGTGAAGATCCTTATTTAACCAGTAAAATAGGTGTTGCTTTTGTAAAAGGATTACAAGGAAATGACGAGAACTATTTAAAAGTAGTGTCTACTCCCAAACATTTTGTAGCCAATAATCAAGAAGATAATCGGTTTGCTTACAATGCTAATATTTCTGAAAGGTCGCTACGTGAGTATTATTTCCCAGCTTATAAAGCAACCGTTCAAGAAGGCAATGCACAATCTATAATGAGTGCTTACAACGCTGTTAATGGTGTGCCAAGTACGGCAAACAATTGGTTGCTAAACACTGTTTTAAGAGATGAATGGGGTTTTAAAGGTTATGTGGTAAGTGATTGTGGAGCACCAACGTATTTAGTGAAATCGCACAAATATGTAGATACTAAAGAACTCGCAGCAAAAGCAGCAATAGAAGCGGGGTTAGATTTCGAGTGTGGCAATGATATTTATGCAAAACATTTACTTTCGGCTTATAAAAAAGGTTTAGTTTCCGAAGAAAATATAGATAAAGCAACGGCTAGAGTGTTAACTACGCGGTTTAAATTAGGGATTTTCGATAGCACAGAAAACAACCCGTATACCAAAATTTCACCAGATATTATTGGTTCAAAAAAACATCAAGATTTAGCTTTAGAGGCTTCAAGAGAATCTATAGTGCTTCTTAAAAATGAGAATAATACTTTGCCTTTAGATGTAAATGCTATTAAAAAAATAGGAGTGGTTGGTTTTAATGCCAATCAGGTTGTTTTTGGAGATTATAGTGGATTGCCGGTTATTAAACCCATTTCTCCTTTAGACGGAGTTAAGGAAAAGGTTGGTAATAAAGCCGAAGTTACTTATGTAAAATGGAAAACCGCCGCTAGAAATTTAAACCTTATTGAAGCTGAAAATTTACGTAATGATTATAATGATGAAACTGGCTTATACGGAGAATATTATGATGATAAGTTTCTAGAAGGTACGCCGCAAACTCGCGTAGATAAGGTAGTGAATTTCGATCCTGTAAACAATCCGCCAGATCCGTATACCAATTACAGGCATAAATCAATAAGATGGACGGGCAACATAACGCCTAACTTTTCGGGAATTTATAAAATTGGTGTTAATTCGGATGATGGTGTTCGATTGTGGTTAAACAATAAACTTGTTGTAGACGAATGGCATAATCGCGGAATGACTACCGATCAAGTTGAAATAACGATGGAAGCTGGTGCAAAATACGCTATTAAATTAGAGTATTTTGATAATGGTGGCGATGCTATTTGTCAGTTATTATGGGAAGTCCCAACTTTAACCGATGATTTATATGCGGAAGATAAAGCCGTTGCCCGAGCAAGTGATTATGTGATTGCTGTTATGGGAATTAATAAGTCTATAGAAAAAGAAGGTCGAGACCGTACAGATTTAAAATTACCCGAAGATCAAGTTAATTACTTAAAGGAGATTTATGCCGAAAACAAGAATGTTATAGTTGTTTTGGTTGCGGGAAGTTCTTTGGCTATTAATTGGATGGACGATAATATTCCTGCTATTGTAGATGCTTGGTATCCGGGAGAATCTGGTGGAAAAGCCATTGCCGATGTGCTTTTTGGTGATTATAATCCTGCCGGAAGATTGCCGTTTACTTTTTATAAATCAATCGCAGATCTACCTCCAATGGACGATTACGAGGTTTCTAACGGTAGAACTTATATGTATTTTGAAGGTGAAGCGCTTTATCCGTTTGGTTATGGTTTAAGTTATTCTGAATTTGAATACAAAGGCATTAAAATAAAGCAGAAAGACGACACATTAACAATCACGACAACCATTGAAAATATTGGAGATTATAATGGTGATGAGGTGGCTCAATTATATTTCAAAGCACCTAACGCTTCAGTTAAAAGACCTTTGAAGAAATTAGTCGGTTTTAAAAGAGAATTTTTGCCTAAAGGAAAATCAACTAAGATAGAATTTGAAGTTTCGAAAAAAGAGTTGCAATTTTGGGATGTAAAAACGAAACAGTGGGCTTTTGCAAGTGGCGAATATCAATTTATGATAGGTGGATCGTCTCAAGACATTAAGCAACAAAAAAGTTTTCGTTTAAAACCATAA
- a CDS encoding sialate O-acetylesterase, translating into MKFALLAISLFFTCLLSAQTEDIITLWPDKVPNESRPKQLPRQTDNTSNNVIRLTDVTNPTLTVFKPKQSNESQAGIIVCPGGGYGILAIDKEGYEIAEWLNNLGYTAFVLQYRVPKNQKGASQDIQRAIKVLRSKASEFDLDTNKIGLIGFSAGGHLSALASTNDNTSFYEPQDSIDNLSSKSNFTMLIYPAYLDKGENKTINPDFSLDKNTPPFFIFGTADDQYGNSGFVMGQALRDNETPVELHVYPEGGHGYGLRKGNVAGEIWPKLAEKWLKNMAKPAKKEKLDRTYNFPKAEVKLKGLPKKKDVWVFIMAGQSNMAGRGYVEPQDTIASSRVLTINKNNEIVLAKEPLHFYEPKMGGLDSGLSFAKNLLEEIPENTSVLLIQTAVGGSSISQWLGDVSHRDVKLLSNFKEKVALAKKYGKVKGILWHQGESDANPKKIPQHDDNLTALFKTFRKSVRNKKLPILVGELGRYSKKDALWVEMNSIINEHAKGDEYMSVIKTDDLVDKGDAVHFNSESQRLLGERYAEAFLKTIKK; encoded by the coding sequence ATGAAGTTTGCTTTATTAGCTATTAGTCTTTTTTTTACTTGTTTGCTTTCAGCTCAAACGGAAGATATCATTACGTTGTGGCCTGATAAAGTACCCAACGAGTCGCGGCCAAAACAATTACCAAGGCAAACGGACAACACGAGTAATAATGTTATAAGGTTAACGGATGTTACCAACCCAACGCTTACAGTATTTAAACCAAAACAATCCAATGAATCTCAGGCAGGTATTATTGTTTGCCCAGGTGGTGGTTACGGTATTTTGGCTATCGATAAAGAAGGTTACGAGATAGCCGAATGGTTAAACAACTTGGGTTACACCGCGTTTGTGTTACAATATCGAGTTCCTAAAAACCAAAAAGGAGCTTCTCAAGATATTCAGCGGGCTATAAAAGTGTTGAGAAGTAAAGCTTCGGAATTTGATTTAGATACCAACAAAATAGGACTTATAGGTTTTTCAGCAGGAGGTCACTTGTCTGCTTTAGCTTCAACCAATGATAATACTAGTTTTTATGAGCCTCAAGATTCTATAGATAACTTATCGAGCAAGTCGAATTTCACGATGCTTATTTATCCAGCTTATTTAGATAAAGGTGAAAATAAAACAATAAATCCCGATTTTTCTTTAGATAAAAATACACCACCGTTTTTTATCTTCGGAACAGCAGATGATCAATACGGCAATAGTGGTTTTGTTATGGGGCAAGCTTTACGCGATAACGAAACGCCAGTAGAGTTACATGTTTATCCAGAAGGTGGACATGGTTATGGTTTACGTAAAGGAAATGTAGCTGGCGAAATCTGGCCAAAATTAGCCGAAAAATGGTTAAAGAATATGGCAAAGCCTGCCAAAAAAGAAAAGCTAGACAGAACTTATAATTTTCCGAAAGCTGAGGTTAAACTAAAGGGGCTTCCTAAAAAGAAAGATGTTTGGGTTTTTATAATGGCGGGACAATCTAATATGGCGGGTCGTGGTTATGTAGAACCGCAAGACACTATAGCATCGAGCCGAGTGCTAACTATAAATAAAAATAATGAAATCGTTTTGGCTAAAGAGCCACTTCATTTTTACGAACCTAAAATGGGAGGTTTAGATAGCGGTTTGTCTTTTGCTAAAAACCTTTTAGAAGAAATTCCAGAAAACACATCTGTATTATTAATACAAACTGCGGTTGGCGGAAGCTCGATAAGTCAATGGCTTGGAGATGTTAGTCATCGAGATGTAAAATTATTATCAAATTTTAAAGAAAAAGTTGCGCTAGCAAAAAAGTACGGTAAGGTAAAAGGCATCTTGTGGCATCAAGGGGAGAGTGATGCCAATCCAAAAAAAATCCCTCAACATGATGATAACTTAACAGCACTTTTTAAAACGTTTAGAAAATCTGTTCGGAATAAAAAGTTGCCCATTTTGGTAGGTGAACTTGGTCGCTACTCCAAAAAGGATGCGCTATGGGTGGAAATGAATTCCATTATAAACGAGCACGCTAAAGGAGATGAATACATGTCGGTTATTAAAACCGATGATTTGGTCGATAAAGGTGATGCGGTACATTTCAATTCAGAAAGTCAGAGATTATTAGGTGAACGCTACGCGGAAGCTTTTCTAAAAACAATCAAAAAATAA
- a CDS encoding metallophosphoesterase family protein, with amino-acid sequence MNKLYSKYIGVVLLIILFSCEEKIKAEVTPIQIAFIADAHFQDIYAHFEDANYKGIENPETGNFVNIRTMQAQLQSTRIFNENYFAFIEALDDIVARGIKYVALPGDFSDDGQPIHVKGLRKILDRYSKKHGVLFFATTGNHDPVKPFTQEAGKTDFLGVGGQEQIIISSVKNLKDTAEGQLKPIITSEIKKWGYKDILNEMGAFGFYPQKEYVYWETPFSSYTYDEYSFEKAKEASGLNKRTYQIDDYNTHPDASYLVEPTAGVWLLAIDANVYVPNKELSGASNNASDFSGASIGYNNVLLQKMHLIAWVKKVAAQAREEGKVLIAFSHYPMVDFNDDASEEMKAFFGENKMQLHRVPKADVAEVFADAGIQIHFGGHMHINDTGARTSKKGNTLFNIQTPSLAAYAPGYKVLTILSETDFDIETVIINKAKNFNSLFPLYEQEYAYLSETDSSTKWNKDILTTENYKDFTKFHLKELVRLRFLPSDWPKAFADSFLTASGKDLLLKNSTSTELLNAHLLANNLTLEAFETWTGFDMVNDFYKLRSADQLAFADIGENRLKAYQFICEELKDVTDEKLKLWLRIFEKSRKGAPSNHFRINLEVHTIKNITP; translated from the coding sequence TTGAATAAATTGTATAGTAAGTACATTGGTGTCGTGCTTTTAATAATATTGTTTTCTTGTGAGGAAAAGATAAAAGCTGAGGTGACTCCTATTCAAATAGCATTTATTGCCGATGCCCATTTTCAAGATATTTATGCGCATTTTGAAGATGCCAATTATAAAGGTATCGAAAATCCGGAAACAGGAAATTTTGTTAATATCAGGACTATGCAAGCACAATTGCAATCCACTAGAATATTCAACGAAAACTATTTTGCATTTATTGAAGCTCTAGATGATATTGTTGCTAGAGGTATTAAATATGTGGCGCTGCCTGGTGATTTTAGTGACGACGGACAACCAATTCACGTAAAAGGTTTACGCAAAATTTTAGACCGTTATTCTAAAAAGCATGGTGTTTTATTCTTCGCAACCACCGGAAATCACGATCCCGTAAAACCTTTTACTCAAGAGGCGGGAAAAACTGATTTTTTAGGCGTAGGCGGTCAGGAACAAATTATAATAAGTTCGGTTAAAAATTTAAAAGACACAGCGGAAGGGCAGTTGAAACCTATAATAACTTCAGAAATAAAAAAATGGGGTTATAAAGATATTTTGAATGAAATGGGGGCATTCGGGTTTTATCCTCAGAAAGAATATGTGTACTGGGAAACGCCGTTTTCTTCATATACTTACGACGAATATAGTTTTGAAAAAGCCAAAGAAGCTTCAGGTTTAAACAAAAGAACCTATCAAATTGATGACTATAATACGCATCCGGATGCTAGTTATTTAGTAGAGCCAACCGCTGGTGTTTGGCTTTTAGCAATCGATGCCAATGTGTATGTGCCAAATAAAGAATTGTCGGGAGCATCAAATAATGCAAGTGATTTTTCTGGAGCAAGTATTGGTTACAATAACGTGCTTTTACAGAAAATGCATTTAATAGCTTGGGTGAAAAAAGTAGCAGCACAAGCCAGAGAAGAAGGTAAGGTTTTAATCGCTTTTAGCCATTATCCTATGGTTGATTTTAACGATGATGCTTCCGAAGAGATGAAAGCCTTTTTTGGAGAAAATAAAATGCAACTGCATCGCGTTCCTAAAGCCGATGTTGCTGAGGTTTTTGCCGATGCAGGCATTCAAATACATTTTGGAGGCCATATGCATATTAACGATACTGGTGCGCGAACTAGTAAAAAAGGCAATACGTTGTTCAATATACAAACGCCATCATTAGCGGCATACGCTCCGGGATATAAAGTGTTAACCATACTGTCGGAAACAGATTTTGATATAGAAACTGTAATTATTAATAAGGCCAAAAACTTTAATAGTTTGTTTCCGTTATATGAGCAGGAATACGCTTACTTGAGCGAAACGGATTCTTCTACAAAATGGAATAAAGATATATTAACTACCGAAAATTATAAAGATTTTACTAAATTTCACTTGAAAGAATTAGTGCGTCTTCGGTTTTTGCCAAGCGATTGGCCTAAGGCTTTTGCTGATAGTTTTTTAACCGCCTCGGGGAAAGATTTGTTATTAAAAAATAGTACATCAACCGAATTACTAAACGCCCATTTATTAGCTAACAACTTAACCCTGGAAGCTTTTGAAACGTGGACAGGTTTTGATATGGTTAACGATTTTTATAAATTGAGAAGCGCGGATCAATTAGCTTTCGCTGATATTGGTGAAAATCGATTAAAGGCATATCAATTTATTTGTGAAGAGTTAAAAGATGTTACAGATGAAAAACTGAAGTTGTGGTTGCGTATTTTTGAAAAAAGTAGAAAAGGCGCACCTTCCAATCATTTCAGAATAAATTTAGAAGTCCATACCATAAAAAATATTACTCCATAA
- a CDS encoding glycosyl hydrolase 115 family protein has translation MKKLKYKSMFKYLGLFLACLQVLVLTAQEDKTSEFSIVKGNNVISILIDKKDAEVVSIASNIFANDVLNITGLKPTIISKASTASSVIIAGTIGENTIIDKLIASGKLNVTAFKNDWERYAIQIIENPVKGIDKALVIAGSDRRGTAYGILELSRKIGVSPWEWWADVTPEKRKELKITVENTVSKSPSVKYRGVFLNDEDWGLQRWAALNFEPETGDIGPKTYAKVFELLLRLRANTIWPAMHSSTKPFYSYPENKFVADNYAIVIGTSHAEPMLSNINTEWKHDTMGEYRYDTNSETIKDLFTKRAKETAKYDGIYTVGMRGEHDSPMIVGEDDTDAQVNLLERVITDQRAILKKETKKNPTEIPQAFVPYKEVLNYYQSGLKLPEDITLVWTDDNYGYMRQLSNPDEQTRPGGAGVYYHTSYWGRPHDYLWLNSTNPVLMWEEMSKAYEFQSRDIWILNCGDIKPHEYNIELFLDMAWDMDNFEKSTAVKTHMSTWAVREFGKESASEITDVLFESNRLAYIRRPEFMAWSQVEPVTKEGETELTQYHYGDEVSERINSYQTIIETTEHLYDGIPEHRKDAFYQLVYYPVIGASKLNQKWLYSFKNKFTAKQGRQSANAFGALSKDAFNRIEKETSYYNTKLQNGKWNHIMTMAPRFLPVFAQPATSTVQTEEKAKLGLALEGYQMEVNDEIINSYADVLPVFNRYTNSSYFIDVFVEGNGTLNWEAKPKADWIKLSEVSGVLNTTSGQVEKRIWVRIDWDKVPKGENKKEAPLGHDFQLIPPSFKVNSAIDFISEGKTTTIGVSVYNPKLEVLKNYKGFVEDKGYVSINAENFTRKNAVKDADWELFEGMGYTNKVITALPRTAVPNVNIEEIKANSPVLEYDFYTFNFGEAQVNLQVVPTHAPHAGIGVRCAVAIDDADPVIVDFQTQGRSDEWKENVLKNATVKAAKQIVNKAGAHTLKIWMVDPGVMIDQVLIDLGGWKASYAFPKETVKK, from the coding sequence ATGAAAAAATTAAAATATAAAAGCATGTTTAAATATTTAGGATTGTTTTTGGCTTGTCTTCAAGTGTTAGTGTTAACAGCACAAGAAGATAAGACTTCGGAGTTTTCAATTGTAAAAGGCAATAATGTCATATCAATTTTAATTGATAAAAAAGATGCTGAAGTGGTATCTATAGCTTCAAATATTTTTGCAAATGATGTTTTGAATATTACCGGTTTAAAACCGACAATAATTTCGAAAGCGAGTACTGCTTCATCTGTAATAATCGCAGGAACTATTGGAGAAAATACGATAATAGATAAATTAATAGCTTCGGGTAAATTAAACGTTACTGCGTTTAAAAATGATTGGGAACGTTATGCTATTCAAATTATAGAAAACCCTGTAAAAGGTATTGATAAAGCTTTAGTCATCGCGGGGAGTGATCGCAGAGGAACAGCTTACGGTATTTTAGAATTGTCTAGAAAAATTGGTGTCTCTCCATGGGAATGGTGGGCCGATGTTACGCCAGAAAAAAGAAAAGAGTTAAAGATTACAGTTGAAAATACGGTATCCAAAAGTCCTTCAGTAAAATACAGAGGTGTTTTTTTAAATGATGAAGATTGGGGTTTACAACGTTGGGCTGCTTTAAATTTTGAGCCAGAAACCGGTGATATTGGTCCTAAAACCTACGCTAAAGTTTTTGAGTTATTATTACGTTTAAGAGCCAATACTATTTGGCCGGCGATGCATTCGAGTACCAAACCGTTTTACTCGTATCCTGAGAATAAATTTGTTGCAGATAATTATGCTATTGTCATAGGAACGTCGCATGCGGAACCGATGTTGAGTAACATCAATACGGAATGGAAACATGATACCATGGGCGAATATCGTTATGATACCAATTCAGAAACCATAAAAGATCTATTTACTAAACGAGCTAAAGAAACCGCGAAATACGATGGTATTTATACGGTTGGTATGCGAGGAGAGCATGATTCGCCAATGATTGTTGGTGAAGACGATACCGATGCACAGGTTAATTTATTAGAACGTGTTATTACCGATCAGCGTGCCATATTGAAAAAGGAAACCAAGAAGAATCCAACAGAGATTCCTCAAGCTTTTGTGCCTTATAAAGAAGTATTGAATTATTACCAAAGTGGACTAAAATTACCAGAAGATATTACACTTGTTTGGACGGATGATAACTACGGCTATATGCGTCAATTAAGTAATCCTGATGAACAAACTAGACCAGGTGGCGCGGGTGTATATTACCATACCTCATATTGGGGAAGACCGCATGATTATTTATGGTTGAATTCCACAAACCCTGTTTTAATGTGGGAAGAAATGTCTAAGGCTTATGAGTTTCAATCCCGTGATATTTGGATTTTGAATTGTGGAGATATTAAACCACATGAATATAACATCGAGCTATTTTTAGACATGGCTTGGGATATGGATAATTTTGAAAAAAGTACCGCTGTAAAAACACATATGAGTACTTGGGCAGTACGTGAATTTGGAAAAGAATCGGCTTCTGAAATTACGGATGTTTTATTTGAAAGTAACCGCTTAGCCTATATTAGACGTCCAGAGTTTATGGCTTGGAGCCAAGTGGAACCTGTTACAAAAGAAGGCGAAACAGAATTAACGCAGTATCATTATGGCGATGAGGTTTCAGAACGTATCAATAGCTATCAAACTATCATTGAAACTACAGAACATTTATATGATGGTATACCGGAACATAGAAAAGATGCTTTCTATCAATTGGTGTATTATCCTGTAATTGGCGCTTCAAAATTAAATCAGAAATGGCTGTATAGCTTCAAAAATAAATTTACGGCTAAACAAGGTAGACAGAGTGCAAATGCGTTTGGTGCTTTATCAAAAGATGCTTTTAATCGTATTGAAAAGGAAACATCGTATTACAATACAAAACTTCAAAACGGGAAATGGAATCATATCATGACCATGGCGCCTCGTTTTTTACCCGTCTTTGCTCAACCGGCGACATCTACTGTTCAAACCGAAGAAAAAGCTAAGTTAGGTTTGGCTTTAGAAGGTTACCAAATGGAAGTGAATGATGAAATTATAAACAGTTATGCAGATGTGTTGCCGGTGTTTAATAGATACACAAATAGCAGTTATTTTATTGATGTTTTTGTTGAAGGCAACGGAACTCTAAACTGGGAAGCTAAACCAAAGGCCGATTGGATAAAATTATCTGAAGTAAGCGGTGTCTTAAATACAACTTCAGGTCAGGTAGAAAAAAGGATTTGGGTGCGTATCGATTGGGATAAAGTGCCAAAAGGCGAGAACAAAAAAGAAGCGCCGTTGGGACACGATTTTCAATTAATTCCACCAAGTTTTAAGGTGAATAGTGCTATTGATTTTATTTCCGAAGGAAAAACAACAACCATTGGAGTTTCAGTTTATAACCCGAAATTAGAAGTTTTAAAAAACTACAAAGGCTTTGTTGAAGATAAAGGATATGTGTCAATAAATGCTGAAAATTTCACAAGGAAAAACGCAGTAAAAGATGCGGATTGGGAATTATTTGAAGGCATGGGCTATACCAATAAGGTTATTACAGCTTTACCTCGAACGGCAGTACCAAATGTTAATATTGAAGAAATAAAAGCCAATAGCCCTGTTTTGGAGTATGATTTTTATACTTTTAATTTCGGAGAAGCTCAAGTGAACTTACAAGTTGTACCCACACACGCACCACATGCAGGTATTGGCGTACGTTGTGCCGTTGCTATTGATGATGCCGACCCTGTAATTGTAGATTTTCAAACGCAAGGTCGTAGTGATGAATGGAAAGAAAATGTGCTTAAAAACGCCACGGTAAAAGCGGCGAAACAAATAGTAAATAAGGCCGGAGCGCATACTTTAAAAATTTGGATGGTAGATCCGGGGGTTATGATAGATCAGGTGTTGATAGATTTAGGAGGATGGAAAGCGAGTTATGCTTTTCCGAAGGAAACTGTTAAAAAATAA
- a CDS encoding alpha-L-fucosidase: protein MKQNTFRRNFYYSLGFLLVFITNAFSQSSDKMEWWKDAKFGMFMHWGLYSQTAGYWKGHKAKGNEHFMIHEKISLKEYATIADDFNPVNYDAEKWVLTAKAAGMKYIIITSKHHDGFAMFDSPSNDYNIRTRTPYAKDPMTELVAACHKHDMKFGFYYSLGRDWEDPDVATDWPFKGGRSNLVDYPDEDIKVYSRYFERKVKPQIKELLTQYGKIDVVWFDTPELISPEESKELRELILELQPECIINSRIKHGFGDYKVKEQEIVDGLEVEPWEACITMGKNWGYIEYDTIYKSSELMTRQFLEIVSKGGNLLLNNGPTAKGEITDLAQERLAEMGIWIKQNSEGIYGSKPWKVQGERLVDTPKENGKVKFSEEKNTMKDNEHDGTSKVVFPEVRFTSKNGAVYAYVCSVTDKEVIIKALALENGDKIKSITRLNTTDKVKWKQTKTGLTIKMPVYTATEIPITGFKIELK from the coding sequence ATGAAGCAGAACACATTCCGAAGAAATTTTTATTACAGTTTAGGTTTTTTACTTGTTTTTATAACGAATGCCTTTTCCCAGTCGTCCGATAAAATGGAGTGGTGGAAAGATGCCAAATTTGGTATGTTTATGCATTGGGGTTTATATTCTCAAACCGCAGGGTATTGGAAAGGTCACAAAGCAAAAGGGAATGAGCATTTCATGATTCATGAAAAAATATCTTTAAAAGAATATGCAACTATAGCTGATGATTTTAATCCGGTTAATTACGATGCCGAAAAATGGGTGCTCACTGCTAAAGCGGCAGGAATGAAGTATATTATCATCACCTCCAAGCATCATGATGGTTTTGCCATGTTCGATTCACCATCCAACGATTATAATATTAGAACCAGAACGCCTTACGCAAAAGATCCTATGACGGAACTCGTTGCGGCTTGCCATAAACACGATATGAAATTTGGGTTTTATTACTCATTGGGTCGTGATTGGGAAGATCCAGATGTGGCTACCGATTGGCCTTTTAAAGGAGGTAGAAGTAATTTGGTAGATTATCCAGATGAGGATATTAAAGTTTACAGTCGCTATTTTGAAAGAAAAGTAAAACCGCAAATAAAGGAGTTGCTTACCCAATATGGTAAAATTGATGTTGTTTGGTTTGATACACCAGAATTAATTAGCCCAGAGGAAAGCAAAGAATTAAGAGAATTGATTCTTGAACTTCAACCGGAATGTATTATAAATAGCCGTATTAAACATGGTTTTGGTGATTATAAAGTTAAGGAGCAAGAAATTGTTGATGGCCTGGAAGTAGAGCCTTGGGAAGCTTGTATTACCATGGGAAAAAATTGGGGTTATATTGAGTACGATACTATTTATAAATCTTCAGAATTAATGACACGCCAGTTTCTAGAAATAGTAAGTAAAGGCGGAAATTTACTATTGAATAACGGACCAACGGCTAAGGGTGAAATTACAGATTTAGCTCAAGAGCGATTGGCAGAAATGGGAATATGGATCAAGCAAAATTCAGAAGGAATCTACGGTTCTAAACCATGGAAAGTACAAGGAGAGCGCCTTGTTGATACACCAAAAGAAAACGGAAAGGTTAAGTTTTCCGAAGAAAAAAACACGATGAAAGATAACGAACATGATGGCACATCGAAAGTTGTTTTTCCTGAAGTTAGGTTTACTTCAAAAAACGGAGCTGTTTATGCTTACGTGTGCAGCGTTACCGATAAAGAAGTTATTATCAAAGCATTGGCTTTAGAGAACGGCGATAAGATAAAATCGATAACACGATTAAATACTACCGATAAAGTAAAATGGAAGCAAACAAAAACGGGTTTAACCATTAAAATGCCGGTTTATACTGCTACAGAAATTCCTATTACTGGATTTAAAATTGAGTTAAAATAA